The window taagtcatgaccgtccgtctgtctgtttgtatgtttgttcaaatcagttttcagaggaCCCCAAATATCAGCgatatccgaatcttcaataattctgttagacatgctttcgggaagatcgctatttaaaatcagcaaaatcggtctataaataacataGTTATAAGCAAAAccccgagacaacctctgaacagcagagcaagagtagcagagctaGAGCAGCACTGCTATtgcctagaaacatgaaattaagtaggTATGTGGAGCGTGGCTTAAGGGGATCAAAGAGGATTTTTTGttacccataaaagggaacttctttttgtactttaaaagtactttttgaatattctatagtattgaagcttgaaacatataattaaatatgtagattcggaattagaaaagaacccataaaagggatcaaaagggattttttttggtactttttcgaattttctataacattgaacctagaaacatgaaactaaatATGTacagtcggaattaggtgagaaccggaaaaagagaacttattagtattattttttgtttttttaaaaggtactatttgaatttttttataatattgaacatagaaatatgaaattaagtatgtagagtctgaattatgtgagaacccataaaaaggaaaaatgttaaaaaagaagaaaaaaggtaaaaaattgctttaatttgACATCAATGACATCGAACTGTTCTTTTTAGAAAAccctttttcttttaacaatagtCGACTTATATCATCTTTGTCAATACTCCActtcataataaaattgtagaaaatcaacaataaatgcatgcatacaaaatatttggCATTACCTTCGTtagtcaatatttttatttaatttttttcctaaaaaggaGTAATGAACGACATTGCCCGACATTCTTAAGCAACATTTTCGAAATGCGTTATGAAAATAGTTTACCGTGACTTTCAAATGAAACCAAGCAGTACGTTGCAAACAACTAACGTCCTTCTCGAAGGCAATTCACtacaaaaagtcataaaaattaaGAACTAAGTACATGTCTTtatattcaaacatacaaaaatacatatacgAGTTTAccaacatatatatgtatgtatgtatgtatgtatgtatgtatgtatgtatgtatgtatgtatgtatgtatgtatgtatgtatgtatgtatgtttatttttgcgATACCTTGTATGTAAATATTCTTAGATTTTTACTACAATGTTTTACAATGCATGTTCTTGTGATTGTTGTGTCagcaaaattcattaaaatatgaCGACTGACTAGAAATATCAAGGAAATCATGCAAAGAcatcaaacattttataaaatattggttAAGGGATAGTTAATTTCCTTTACTGCAAacgttttaaaagtaaattttgaattCTGTATGAAAGCATTATTATCTCaatacatatctatctatctatctatctatctatctatctatctatctatctatctatctatctatctatctatctatctatctatctatctatctatctatcaatcaatctatcaatcaatcaatcaatcaatcaatcaatctatctatctatctatctatctatctatctatctatctatctatctatctatctatctatctatctatctatctatctatctatctatctatctatctatctatctatctatcgataatttttttcgttttcacgAAAACTGATTTTTCGCAGGTAACTATTCTCGAACTAACGAAATATCTTTTTCACCTAACCAATGCAAGGCCAATGTTAATACAAGCATACGTTAAAACGAGTTAAAACTGCAATGCAGAAAAAATTATGTACTTAAATAAATAgacttataataaattttaattactgagatttattaaaaaaatatttactcttACGTTTCGTAAGAATACATGTGCGTATATAAAATAAGATCTATTAGTTATGACATCAAAATATAGCTGAGCGACAGCGTCTTAAAACAGACACTTCGATATCCGAAGACTTGGACGATTTCACGCCATAACCATGATTTAGAGTATCGGGCGGTTTGGtccatttaacaaaatatgttttatacacAACAGCCTGTATTTTCGGTTTGGATTTGCGATATTTACCACGAAAGGGTCGCAATAGCCAATAGAAACTTTCAAAACGTGGACATTTTCTGCGACGTGGACTATTAATCATTTCCAATTTATTGCTTTTCTCGGTATCTTTAAGGGCACCATAACTTTGTATAGATATCTGATGTTGTAGGGAAGACTTTAGTATAGTTTCTGATATGGTTTGTATATTCTGTGAATTTTGACTTTCATGGCATGTAGGAGTGAGAGGTTTAGATAAACATTTCTGCCGATTGCAGGGTGATACTGGGGAGGaatttgaaatagttttaataattttggttTCCGTGTGATAAGTTTCTGACTCCTGGTCATTGTTGTTTTGCCAACAGGATTGCATTTTCAGACAATATAATttggaatttgtttttataggcTTATTTTCGCTATCGCTCAAGTCTTCTGGTTCCTCATTAATGGGAGCAATTCTTGTTACACAATTTCGATTGCGTCTTAAATAACGACACAATTTCTTATTATCAGTTTCACATTGTTTTAAAATCTGTTCATTGTGCT of the Lucilia cuprina isolate Lc7/37 chromosome 2, ASM2204524v1, whole genome shotgun sequence genome contains:
- the LOC111679053 gene encoding uncharacterized protein LOC111679053, translated to MSIATATKQLSQVIHNPNSEQRARALTHNEAQNNRKKSIDPTIDKSQVVEHVTNKVIKSKQLLRQTPVATIEAEEKPKDKKAKSQRQEIEDITVKELENNYSNEPGQDDEGKDYQIYQDGKVNDFFQTEMSEKPNKISDICLVNDHYILVKMPQQENTKTNSNLAEAAARRKEFRALKEHNEQILKQCETDNKKLCRYLRRNRNCVTRIAPINEEPEDLSDSENKPIKTNSKLYCLKMQSCWQNNNDQESETYHTETKIIKTISNSSPVSPCNRQKCLSKPLTPTCHESQNSQNIQTISETILKSSLQHQISIQSYGALKDTEKSNKLEMINSPRRRKCPRFESFYWLLRPFRGKYRKSKPKIQAVVYKTYFVKWTKPPDTLNHGYGVKSSKSSDIEVSVLRRCRSAIF